The following proteins are encoded in a genomic region of Streptococcus constellatus subsp. constellatus:
- the fabD gene encoding ACP S-malonyltransferase, giving the protein MTKTAFLFAGQGAQYLGMARDLYDQYNVVRATYDEASQVLGYDIRNLIDREEEKLNQTRYTQPAILTTSVAIYRLLQEEGIQAAIVAGLSLGEYSAMVAAGALEFTTAVALVAKRGALMEEAAPAGSGKMVAVLNADLATIETACQEASQLGIVSPANYNTPSQIVIGGEVKAVDKAVELLKEARVKRLIPLKVSGPFHTALLKPASDKLSKVLAAVEFTDFKLPLVGNTEATVMEKERIKELLTRQVMEPVRFYDSIARMQEAGVTKFIEIGPGKILSGFMKKIDKTANVYQVEDAKSLSVLLEKKE; this is encoded by the coding sequence ATGACTAAAACAGCCTTTCTATTTGCAGGTCAGGGAGCTCAGTATTTGGGAATGGCTCGTGACCTTTATGATCAGTACAATGTAGTGCGAGCAACCTATGATGAAGCAAGCCAAGTGTTAGGTTATGACATAAGGAATTTAATTGATCGTGAGGAAGAAAAACTCAATCAGACACGGTATACTCAGCCAGCGATTTTGACGACTTCGGTTGCTATCTATCGGTTATTGCAGGAGGAAGGAATACAAGCTGCCATAGTAGCAGGTCTTTCTCTTGGAGAATACTCTGCTATGGTAGCCGCTGGTGCTTTGGAGTTTACAACGGCGGTTGCTTTGGTGGCAAAGCGTGGTGCTTTAATGGAGGAGGCAGCTCCTGCTGGCTCTGGTAAAATGGTTGCGGTTTTAAATGCTGATTTGGCTACGATTGAAACGGCCTGTCAAGAGGCTAGTCAGCTGGGAATTGTATCACCAGCAAACTACAATACACCTAGCCAGATTGTTATTGGCGGTGAAGTTAAAGCAGTTGACAAAGCTGTGGAATTGTTAAAAGAAGCTCGCGTGAAACGTTTGATTCCACTCAAAGTTTCTGGCCCATTTCATACAGCTTTGTTAAAGCCAGCTAGTGATAAATTGTCAAAAGTTTTAGCAGCAGTCGAATTTACTGATTTTAAACTCCCTTTGGTAGGAAATACAGAAGCTACTGTCATGGAAAAAGAACGGATAAAAGAGCTATTAACCCGTCAGGTAATGGAGCCGGTTCGTTTTTATGACAGCATTGCCAGAATGCAAGAAGCTGGTGTAACAAAGTTTATCGAGATTGGTCCTGGAAAAATTTTGTCTGGTTTTATGAAAAAAATTGATAAGACAGCTAATGTTTATCAAGTAGAAGACGCGAAGAGCTTGTCTGTTCTTCTAGAAAAAAAGGAATAG
- the fabG gene encoding 3-oxoacyl-[acyl-carrier-protein] reductase, whose protein sequence is MELKGKNVFITGSTRGIGLAMAHKFASLGANIVLNGRREIGEELISEFSDYGVQVIPISGDVSDSTDAKRMVEEAIEKLGSVDILVNNAGITKDKLMLKLTEEDFEQVLKVNLVGAFNMTQAVLKPMTKARQGAIINVSSVVGLIGNVGQANYAASKAGLIGFTKSVAREVAARNVRVNAIAPGMIESDMTDVLSDKVKETTLAQIPMKRFGNTSEVAEVATFLARQEYLTGQVIAIDGGLAM, encoded by the coding sequence ATGGAACTTAAAGGAAAAAATGTTTTTATAACTGGTTCAACACGTGGCATTGGACTTGCAATGGCTCATAAGTTTGCAAGCTTAGGTGCCAACATTGTTTTAAATGGTCGCCGTGAGATTGGTGAGGAGCTCATTTCTGAATTTTCAGATTATGGAGTTCAGGTGATTCCGATATCTGGTGATGTATCAGATAGTACAGATGCTAAGCGAATGGTAGAGGAAGCTATTGAAAAACTTGGAAGCGTGGATATTCTGGTCAATAATGCTGGTATCACAAAAGATAAACTTATGTTGAAATTAACTGAGGAAGATTTTGAGCAGGTTTTGAAAGTGAATCTTGTTGGTGCTTTTAATATGACACAAGCGGTTCTGAAGCCAATGACAAAAGCTCGTCAGGGTGCTATTATCAATGTATCTAGTGTTGTCGGCTTGATTGGGAATGTCGGTCAAGCAAATTATGCAGCTTCTAAAGCTGGGCTTATTGGTTTCACTAAATCTGTAGCACGTGAGGTAGCAGCTCGTAATGTACGAGTAAATGCTATTGCACCAGGCATGATTGAGTCAGATATGACCGATGTTTTGTCTGATAAAGTAAAAGAAACTACACTAGCTCAGATTCCAATGAAGCGTTTTGGTAATACCAGTGAAGTGGCAGAAGTAGCGACCTTTCTAGCTCGTCAAGAGTATTTAACAGGACAAGTTATTGCTATTGATGGTGGCTTAGCCATGTAA